From the Bacteroidia bacterium genome, one window contains:
- a CDS encoding T9SS type A sorting domain-containing protein: MNHNATCVFRYLPFIACLMFGLTFVPGTAHAQFRSVTSGDWNNPLTWGSLAGLPGPSDAVQILAGHTVTVTPGSPGCNQCRTLTVGRSVGNAALVFASGSALTVADSVTIGGGSTGEVGIISFANGGTLITPQILPGNSGAAQWVAGTGTVQFTGTCNVVMSSDLFNSFHHVIIDKSNGTVSVDRDILVSGNWTVNSAFDPQTFTVTFNGSSTQTIAGSIPATFNSLVNSGAGLTLAQDVSLSGDWTNHAPVSPATRSVSFVGGTFQQIGGSLTPQFHHLVNDKTGSALVVNVSLSLTGNLTNNWALSFTSGTVAFNGSTNQTIGGSSPLTLPAVTLDKPGGTLTLADHSTTITGLLTLSNGKFLIGDNNVTVGQIAGSGGSAASYICTDGNGMLTRSVNTTDVLFPIGTLSGYNPVKINNAGTRDVFSARVREGLTNALPNNAYVNREWNITEAVPGGSNAQLTFQWNTADELSGFGRSLGLSVFHYASGWSQTSATFTDLGSGVYSATAGGCSSFSPFTVGNPGALPVELTSFTARYVNEEVRLQWSTATELNNYGFTVERSTDGTVWQDVAFVHGAGNSNSPKRYSVTDGARDLPRKGEVAYRLRQIDRDGTTEHSKTVYVRLGAAPTSMTLYPAYPNPFNPSTTLSFSLPESATLSVRVFNTYGQLVAALHEATQMDAGFHTLDVNGAGLPSGVYFVCFETADRTLQQRIVLSK; this comes from the coding sequence ATGAATCACAACGCTACTTGTGTTTTCAGGTATCTGCCGTTCATCGCCTGCCTGATGTTCGGGCTCACGTTTGTGCCGGGCACCGCCCATGCACAATTCCGCAGCGTCACATCGGGAGATTGGAACAACCCGCTTACCTGGGGTAGCCTGGCCGGCCTCCCCGGTCCGTCGGACGCAGTGCAGATCCTGGCGGGCCATACGGTAACCGTCACGCCCGGCAGTCCCGGTTGCAATCAGTGCCGCACTCTCACCGTCGGACGCAGCGTCGGAAACGCCGCACTTGTCTTTGCATCAGGATCCGCTCTCACGGTGGCGGACTCCGTCACCATCGGCGGCGGCTCTACCGGCGAAGTCGGCATTATCTCGTTCGCGAACGGCGGCACGCTGATTACCCCGCAAATACTTCCCGGAAATTCCGGCGCCGCGCAGTGGGTAGCGGGGACGGGCACCGTACAATTCACGGGCACCTGCAATGTGGTGATGTCATCGGATCTGTTCAACAGCTTTCACCACGTGATTATAGACAAAAGCAACGGCACCGTGTCGGTGGATCGCGACATTCTCGTCAGCGGCAACTGGACGGTGAATTCCGCGTTCGATCCGCAAACCTTTACGGTCACCTTCAACGGGAGCAGTACTCAGACCATCGCCGGCTCCATTCCCGCGACGTTCAACAGTCTGGTGAACAGCGGCGCGGGGCTCACGCTCGCGCAGGATGTTTCCCTGAGCGGCGACTGGACGAATCATGCCCCGGTCTCCCCTGCGACGCGGTCTGTAAGCTTCGTCGGCGGCACCTTCCAGCAAATCGGGGGCAGCCTCACCCCACAGTTTCATCACCTTGTGAACGACAAAACGGGATCCGCGCTCGTCGTCAACGTCAGTCTCTCACTCACCGGAAACCTCACCAATAACTGGGCGCTGTCATTCACCAGCGGAACGGTGGCCTTCAACGGAAGCACGAATCAGACCATCGGTGGATCCTCTCCGCTCACGCTCCCCGCCGTCACACTGGATAAACCAGGGGGGACCCTCACACTCGCCGATCATTCAACGACCATCACCGGGCTTCTGACACTCTCGAACGGAAAATTCCTCATTGGTGACAACAATGTAACCGTCGGACAGATCGCGGGAAGCGGCGGATCGGCTGCCAGCTATATTTGCACGGACGGGAATGGAATGCTGACGCGCTCCGTCAACACCACGGACGTGCTGTTCCCCATCGGTACTCTCAGTGGTTACAATCCTGTGAAAATCAATAATGCCGGTACACGTGACGTTTTCTCCGCCCGTGTCCGCGAAGGCCTCACGAACGCTCTACCGAACAACGCCTATGTGAACCGGGAGTGGAATATCACGGAAGCCGTACCGGGAGGCAGCAACGCACAACTCACCTTTCAGTGGAATACGGCGGACGAACTCTCCGGGTTCGGTCGCAGTCTGGGACTATCCGTCTTCCACTATGCCTCGGGTTGGTCGCAAACCTCCGCCACATTCACGGATCTCGGTTCCGGCGTGTACAGCGCGACCGCCGGCGGATGCAGCAGCTTTTCGCCTTTCACCGTCGGCAATCCCGGCGCCCTTCCCGTCGAACTCACCTCCTTTACCGCACGCTATGTAAATGAGGAGGTGCGCCTGCAGTGGAGCACGGCCACAGAGCTGAACAACTACGGTTTCACGGTTGAGCGCTCGACGGACGGCACGGTGTGGCAGGATGTCGCCTTTGTGCATGGCGCGGGCAACTCCAACAGTCCCAAACGGTACAGCGTCACGGACGGCGCCCGTGATCTGCCGCGCAAGGGTGAAGTGGCCTACCGGCTTCGTCAGATCGATCGCGACGGAACGACCGAGCATTCGAAGACGGTGTACGTGCGTCTTGGCGCCGCTCCGACGTCCATGACGCTCTACCCGGCGTATCCCAATCCCTTCAATCCCTCCACGACGTTGAGTTTTTCCCTTCCCGAAAGCGCGACGCTCTCCGTGCGGGTGTTCAACACATACGGTCAGCTCGTCGCCGCGCTTCACGAAGCGACGCAGATGGATGCGGGCTTCCATACGCTCGATGTCAATGGCGCCGGTCTGCCCAGCGGAGTCTATTTCGTGTGTTTCGAGACCGCGGATCGCACCTTGCAGCAGCGCATCGTACTCAGCAAATAA
- a CDS encoding choice-of-anchor D domain-containing protein: MQQRIHTYFARRLRSATVLIMLLLSLTPAHAQLSDESDAVFSIVVPSAAAREVDMGTVVVGSARDTLLQDFVTNTSVVAIRIDSLYIEGAQAGDFAITAGRAPYRLARSAAQATGFSFAPRVAGMRSATIVLITQVDTQRYVIRGVGVEPMIALEAGMIDFGIVPVGGKRDSTLNVLLRNLSAAPVTVLGSEQGGPDTEQFSVLSGGAPFTLPPLGMHAMTLRFAPRRGGRSSGSLVFEVENSAQRPVAQLFGEGRSVAASATISAGTVTARAGDIVRMPLRLSKHENLLLSGATTLYTELCFDASLLVPTGATPHGEVRDGTRHIALDNLPLLAGADSIVAVLDFVATLGSREETVLELRNSVARGGDVALTEEPGQFRLTGICEEGGDRLFTAEGRFRILPNQPNPFNGETILRFELIESAPVQLDIIDAAGRVLAEVYRGDLRAGSHAIAFSSRSLPSGVCWIRLRGGALSAVRPMVVLK, translated from the coding sequence ATGCAGCAGCGTATCCACACATACTTCGCGCGTCGGCTTCGCTCAGCCACTGTGCTCATTATGTTACTGCTGAGCCTGACTCCCGCGCATGCGCAGCTCAGCGACGAATCGGATGCAGTGTTCTCCATCGTCGTTCCCTCGGCCGCTGCCCGTGAGGTGGATATGGGTACCGTGGTAGTGGGAAGCGCGCGCGACACACTGCTGCAGGACTTCGTGACGAATACCAGCGTCGTCGCCATTCGCATTGATTCGCTGTATATCGAGGGCGCACAAGCGGGGGATTTCGCGATTACGGCAGGACGCGCTCCGTATCGGCTGGCGCGGAGCGCGGCGCAGGCGACAGGCTTTTCCTTTGCTCCCCGCGTCGCGGGTATGCGCAGCGCGACCATTGTGTTGATCACGCAGGTGGACACGCAGCGCTACGTCATTCGCGGGGTCGGTGTGGAGCCGATGATAGCATTGGAGGCGGGCATGATCGATTTCGGCATCGTGCCCGTGGGGGGCAAGCGCGACAGCACCCTGAACGTGCTTCTACGCAATCTCTCCGCGGCACCGGTCACCGTGCTCGGCAGTGAACAAGGCGGACCGGACACGGAGCAGTTCAGCGTCTTGAGCGGTGGAGCACCGTTTACGCTGCCTCCGCTGGGAATGCACGCGATGACCTTGCGCTTCGCGCCGCGCAGGGGAGGGCGCAGCAGCGGAAGTCTGGTCTTCGAGGTGGAGAACAGCGCGCAACGACCTGTGGCGCAGCTCTTCGGCGAGGGACGCAGTGTCGCGGCAAGCGCGACGATTTCCGCGGGCACAGTGACAGCGCGGGCTGGAGATATCGTCCGTATGCCGCTGCGCCTGTCGAAGCATGAGAATCTCCTGCTGAGCGGTGCCACCACGCTGTACACCGAATTGTGCTTCGATGCGTCTCTGCTTGTGCCGACCGGCGCCACTCCCCACGGAGAAGTGCGCGACGGCACACGACACATCGCTCTGGACAATCTGCCGTTACTGGCAGGCGCGGACAGCATCGTCGCCGTTCTCGATTTTGTCGCCACACTCGGTAGCCGGGAAGAGACCGTGCTGGAACTGCGTAATTCAGTCGCGCGCGGGGGCGATGTGGCGCTGACCGAAGAGCCAGGTCAGTTTCGGTTGACGGGAATTTGCGAAGAGGGTGGAGACCGCTTGTTCACGGCTGAAGGACGTTTCCGCATTTTACCGAATCAGCCCAATCCTTTCAACGGCGAGACCATACTGCGTTTCGAACTCATCGAGAGCGCTCCCGTTCAACTCGACATCATTGACGCCGCCGGGCGCGTACTGGCCGAGGTTTACAGAGGGGACCTTCGGGCAGGGTCGCACGCGATAGCATTTTCGTCCCGCTCGCTGCCTTCCGGTGTGTGCTGGATCCGGCTGCGCGGTGGTGCCTTAAGCGCCGTGCGCCCGATGGTGGTGCTGAAATAG
- a CDS encoding SUMF1/EgtB/PvdO family nonheme iron enzyme encodes MRRVVYCCLFALLLPAAAGAQSLSLYDVDTRAYPLLRAKLLLYDNLGRRVASMSPAELRLSENGLPRTILRVECPPVTQPAPISAVLTLDASGSMEGPGLELAKAAAGAWIDAFPQGQSECAVTSFNFSNVLHQDFTNDRALLRGAVNRLRAGGGTSYDAALWHQFAGALPVLARGRHSRIVVLLTDGYASGDAQMILATARQLNARIYAVTLDNRMPDVLRTVAEQTGGRWFENVRSAAEAAAIFRGILDMAQDIPPCVIEWESDGCDFIRTVLCEAPGYGAAGGASYTLTADMLPLLEFLPSRVVAFGEVAAPSTVRKTVSITARNADVLIRSIAPEFPMFTIEDYGGSPPPFTLLRGQSRTLTLRYDAADSGYVVNRFFVDTDACEGGFFATAGTPGLGRDRRTIRLLHPNGGEVFVAGSDTVITWEGVAPTDAVNLDYSTNAGATWLPVARNVTGLAYNWRVPNTPSDHCLVRVTARMPDQIPSGMVIIPAGTFKRGDLIGTGSTEERPSQSVTLTRPFLMSVTEITQRQWLEVMSGNPSGVIGETLPVQAVSWVQAVEYCNRRSVMEGLDSCYVINGSMVYCDFGKNGYRLPTEAEWEYACRAGTSTDFWNGAMREPYCSPTDMSLDAAGWYCGNTSDPMPVGQKAVNGYGLRDVHGNVAELVWDVFAVYPSSDQTDPAGPNPRSSALNALLRGGHWRESATGCRASRRDQAGARNARTTDGFRVVRTY; translated from the coding sequence GTGCGGCGTGTTGTCTATTGCTGCCTTTTTGCGCTTCTGCTGCCCGCTGCTGCGGGGGCGCAATCGCTGTCGCTGTATGACGTGGACACACGGGCCTATCCGCTGCTGCGCGCAAAGCTGCTGCTGTACGACAATCTGGGGCGTCGCGTCGCGTCAATGTCGCCGGCGGAGTTGCGCTTGTCGGAGAACGGACTGCCGCGCACTATCCTGCGGGTGGAATGTCCGCCCGTCACGCAGCCGGCGCCGATCTCGGCCGTGCTTACCTTAGACGCATCCGGAAGCATGGAAGGTCCTGGCCTGGAACTCGCGAAAGCGGCCGCGGGAGCGTGGATAGACGCTTTTCCGCAGGGACAATCGGAATGCGCCGTGACGTCCTTCAACTTTTCCAATGTACTGCATCAGGATTTTACCAACGACCGCGCTTTGCTCCGGGGAGCGGTGAATCGATTACGCGCGGGTGGCGGCACGAGCTATGATGCGGCACTGTGGCATCAGTTTGCCGGAGCCTTACCCGTACTCGCGCGCGGCCGGCACAGCCGTATCGTCGTGTTGCTGACGGATGGCTATGCGTCGGGAGACGCGCAGATGATACTCGCTACAGCCAGACAGTTGAACGCACGGATTTACGCCGTCACACTGGATAACAGGATGCCGGACGTCCTTCGTACGGTGGCGGAGCAAACCGGCGGGCGATGGTTCGAGAATGTGCGCAGCGCAGCGGAGGCCGCGGCGATTTTCCGCGGTATTCTCGATATGGCACAGGACATCCCTCCCTGCGTTATCGAGTGGGAGAGCGACGGCTGCGATTTTATCCGCACGGTACTGTGTGAGGCGCCGGGTTATGGTGCGGCCGGTGGCGCATCGTACACGCTCACCGCGGATATGCTGCCGCTGCTCGAATTTCTGCCATCGCGCGTCGTGGCGTTCGGAGAGGTGGCCGCCCCATCCACCGTACGGAAAACGGTGAGCATCACCGCGCGCAACGCCGATGTTCTGATACGATCCATCGCGCCGGAATTCCCGATGTTCACTATTGAAGATTACGGAGGGAGTCCTCCGCCATTCACTCTGCTGCGCGGGCAGAGCCGCACGCTCACCCTGCGCTACGACGCTGCGGATTCCGGATACGTGGTGAACCGCTTTTTCGTGGACACGGACGCCTGTGAAGGTGGTTTTTTCGCGACCGCCGGCACCCCCGGGCTGGGCAGGGACAGACGGACCATTCGCCTGTTGCATCCGAACGGCGGCGAGGTGTTCGTTGCCGGCAGCGACACGGTGATAACCTGGGAGGGCGTGGCGCCCACGGACGCCGTGAATCTGGACTACAGCACCAACGCCGGCGCGACCTGGCTGCCCGTCGCACGGAATGTGACGGGGCTCGCTTATAACTGGCGCGTCCCGAACACCCCCAGCGACCATTGCCTCGTGCGTGTGACTGCCCGTATGCCCGATCAAATCCCTTCCGGCATGGTGATCATCCCTGCGGGGACATTCAAGCGCGGAGACCTCATCGGTACCGGATCCACCGAGGAGCGCCCGTCGCAGAGCGTGACGCTGACGCGCCCCTTCCTGATGTCGGTGACGGAAATCACGCAGCGCCAGTGGCTGGAGGTCATGAGCGGCAATCCTTCCGGTGTCATCGGAGAAACTCTGCCCGTGCAGGCCGTGTCGTGGGTACAGGCCGTGGAGTACTGCAACCGGCGTTCGGTGATGGAGGGACTCGATTCGTGCTATGTGATCAACGGCTCCATGGTGTACTGCGATTTCGGGAAGAACGGCTATCGCCTGCCCACAGAGGCCGAATGGGAATACGCCTGTCGCGCGGGTACGTCCACCGATTTCTGGAACGGTGCGATGCGCGAACCCTATTGCTCGCCGACCGACATGTCTCTGGACGCAGCAGGGTGGTACTGCGGCAACACTTCCGATCCCATGCCCGTCGGGCAGAAGGCGGTAAACGGTTACGGACTGCGGGATGTGCACGGCAACGTCGCCGAGCTGGTCTGGGACGTTTTCGCCGTGTATCCTTCCTCGGATCAGACCGATCCCGCCGGTCCGAATCCCCGTTCGTCTGCGCTCAACGCCCTATTGCGCGGCGGGCATTGGCGCGAGTCCGCCACCGGCTGCCGTGCGTCGCGTCGCGATCAGGCAGGGGCGCGCAATGCGAGAACGACAGATGGATTCAGAGTGGTGAGGACGTACTGA